AACAGTGGAAACATATCGCAAGACCATCGGTGCCAAGTTGGGCCTCAGTGGCACAGAGTTGGTGCGTGCTGCAGTCCTAAAGCGATGCACAAATAATAAAGCTCAGGACAATAAGAATGGGTCCCGTAAGCAGGTAGAAGTTGAACATTGACGCCACATTTTGGCGGTGCAGGCCATAGCAGCGACCCCTAGGAGAGCGAGTCAGAGCGTTCGCCCTCTACGTCATCACCGAGGCATTAATGCCATGGTTTACGCAGTAGGGCCTATCCATCACCTAATCGTCCCTGAATTAAGGTAATGGGCCATGTGTTTTTCGGCGACGGCCAGCTTCGTCACTGCCATCGGGCTCGCACCTGTCGGGATTGTGAGTCTGGCTATGGCCCATCATCTCGACCCCGAGCGGTGGCAGCCCCTGGCGTTGACGCCGATCCTGTTCGCAATTCAGCAGGCACTTGAGGGATTCGTGTGGCTGGGCCTGGCTTCTCCTAGCCCTGTTGCTGGGCTGAGGATGGTAGCGCTGGCGTATTTAGGCTTTGCATTCGCGCTCTGGCCTGCCTGGATACCGTGGACTGCTCTGCGATCGGGTAGAGATTTACTGACACCAGAGCAACAGCGCCTCTTTCGATTGCTGTGGTGTTTTGGTGCGCTGCTTGGTGCCGGACTCTGGATTCCGCTGCTGCTCGATCCAGGACTGATCAACCCGACTGTGCGCCAAGGTTCGATCGACTACCAGGCGCACCCACCCTGGACAGACCCGATGGGACATCTGCCCATCTCACTGATCTATGCCCTGATAATATGTCTTCCTTTGTTATTGCATCCCTACCGGAGGCTGAGCCTCCTGGGGGTGGCACTGGCCGTCGCCTTTGTAGTGGCGCAGGTCGCCTTTCTGCAGGCTTTCAGTTCGGTCTGGTGCTACTTCAGTGCCTTGATATCCATACTCATACTCTGGATTCTCTTCGATGCTTCCCCCTCACCGAATAAAGCCTAGTGTCATAGGTACGGGAACAGGAACCTCCGCCACCATCCACCACCGTCCAGAAGGCTTACTTTGAAGTTGAGAGGAGGCCCGGTAGCCAACCCGACCCTCACCCTCCAACAGAGTCCGGCCAGGGATCACCCGAGCCGGTGCGCATAGAAGGAGGTGCGATTGGACAAGCCAACTCCAGTGAACTCGCTGGCGCTGCGTGAACGTCAGCCCGTAGCCGCAGAGAGCCATATGCCACTTCTGATTACCGCGTGCTGACCCCCGGGCTGCATAACCCGGGTCGAGATCACAACCGAGAAGGTCAAGCCCCGAGCATCTCTTCTCCCAAACGTGATCTCCCTTCCTTTCCTGCCAGGCCCAGACAGGTCATGCGTGAACCCACAGACACCCGACCGGCAAACCTTGGTGTGAGGAGGTAACTGCCGCAACTGGTGCTAAGGCGCCCCCTACGGGGCGCCTTCCTATTTGGGTGACAATCACCAGAGCAACGTTCATATCTCTGACAACTTCCCGATCGCCCCTGCAGATCCGCCCCTACGAGCCGGCCGACTGGCCAGGGGTGTGGGCGCTGCTGGAGCCGGTGTTCCGCGCCGGTGAAACCTTTCCCCACGACCCGGCCATCAGCGAGTCAGAAGCCCAGCTGGCATGGGTGGAACAGAACCAGGCAGTGATGGTGGCTATGGATCCGGCCGGGACTGTGGTTGGCACCTACTACCTCAAGCCCAACTCCCTCGCGCTGGGAGCCCATGTGGCCAATGCCGGCTACGTGGTGGCCCAGCACTGCCGCCATCAGGGAATCGGCAGCCGCCTCTGCCAGCACTCGCTGCAGGCCGCCCGGCGTTTGGGGTTCCGGGCGATGCAGTTCAACTTAGTGGTGAGCACCAATACCCCCGGCATCCGCTGCTGGCAGCGCAACGGCTTTCAGGTCGTTTGCACTCTGCCGGGAGCGTTTCGCCACAGGCAGTTGGGCTACGTCGATGCCCTGGTGATGTTCCAGGGGCTCGTGGAGGGGCCAACCCCGTGAAGGTGGTGCCGCTGCCGCTGCAGCCCGGAGACGATCTCCGTCAGGCGTTAGAAACGTGGATGGTCGAGCAGGAGGAGCAGGCAGGCTGTGTGATCAGCGGTATCGGCAGCCTCTCGGTGGTCCAGCTGCGCTTCGCGGCAGCGGCGGCGGCCACAACTATCCACAGCGAGATGGAGATCCTCAGCCTCTCCGGCACTCTTTCAGCTGATGGCGCCCACCTCCACATCGCCATCGCTGACAGCAGCGGCGCCGTGATCGGCGGACATCTTTGCACCGGCTCCCTTGTCCGTACCACCGCCGAGTTGATGGTTGGCCTGCTGCCGGAGTGGCAGTTTCGGCGCGAGCTGGATACGGGTACCGGTTACGCCGAACTGCGAATCAATCCTCGGTTTCCGGGCTGAGGGCCGGCAGCCGCCGCTCCACCTGCAGGAACACCAGCCAGGCCACGCCAGCGCTGATGCAAGCGGTCCAGTCGTTGCGCAGCAGCTCCACGATCGACACCGTGCTGGCGCCGATGCGCAGGCCCCGCAGCAGAAAGCGGCCCAGCTGCTCCATTCGGAAAGAACCTCCCTCTGTCATCCACGCACCAGTAGCGACCGGATCAGCTGCTCAAGGCCCTCGATCCGCCGCAAGCAGCGCTGCTCCATCAGGTCCATCCGCTGCAGCAGCCGTTGCTCGAGTTGCGCGGCCTGGAGTCCCGCTCCACTGGCACCACGCTTGCCGGCCTTCACAGGCCAGGCGCCGGTGCGAAAGGTCTGCTCCAGCTCAGCCCAGTTGGGCTTCTTGGGGGCAGGGCCCAGACGCTCTTCTGCCCAGGCCTGGGCATCGGCCACCCGACGGAACCGCGCTTTCAGGGCGGGGAGGGAGCACGCCTCTGGGGCAAGCAGGGCCTGGGGTGCGAGTGCGGGGGTGAGTGGCTGATTCATGCCAGCAGCAGCGGCCGCAGGGCCGGTCAGGTCCTCAACCATCTGGCGCACGCTGGCGTTTTGCTCGCCCAGGGTGCGGAACAGCTCGGCGTCGCTTTTGGACAGCCGGGCCATCAGCTCGGCAAAGCGCTCGCTCAGTTCAGCCATTGCTGGAGGCCCCTCCGCGCAGTAGCGCGCGCATCTTGGAGATCAGTTCGGTGATGCGCAGGATGCTCCAGAAGCCTGCCTGCTCCTTGGCCTCATCAAGGTCGCTAAGCAAACGATCCAAGGCTTTTTGCTTGCCTTCAAAGAGCTCCAGCTCCCGATGCAGCTCCTGCGCCATGGATAGGGCCTCGGCTTTTTCCTTGCCGATGGCCACCAGTCGCCCCTCATAACCATGGAGGGTGGCCAGGAAGCGATCACGGGCCTCGCGCAACTCACGGGAGCGGCGCTGCAGCTGGCCGCGGGCACGGGTCAGTGAGGCATGGCTGTTGCGCATCGCGCTATAGGTGTGCGCGATCTGCTCCGGGGACAGGCCACTGAGATCGCGAGGAAAATCGCTGGTGGCACGGATTCCCTTGCACTCCGGCGCAGCTGCCACCAGGGCCGAGTCAGAGCTCGCCGGGAGATCATCCAAAACCTCTGGCGGATTCATGGCGGCTGGGTAGGAGACTCCAGCAAAAGCTACGGGAGGGTCAGCAAGCAACGTCAAAACAGCTATTCATGCGAGTTCCGCATAGTTGGCTCCTTTAGTAGTGGCGTTGGCAAGGTGCAGGACTGATGCTGTAAGTAGTGGCGGAAACGCCAACTCAACGTTGCTTGTCGATGGCCCAGCAGAACAACGGATGCGCCACCGGCTGCGGCACCTTGCTGGGCCTGGCGGCCCTGGGCTTTGTGCTCGCCTACTGGCAGGTCTTTCTGATCGCGGGGCTCTTGATCCTGGCCATCGTTGCCGTGGTCTATGCACTGCTGCAGCAGAACCACCGGCAACTCCAGGCCTTGGTGGACGACGCGGACCTGCGCATCCGCCAGGCCCCCTGTCAGGTCAAGGAGAGCTTTGGCGTGATCCAGTCGCTCAAGTTGGCCGGCGACCTGCAGGCCCTGCGGGTTGAGGTGCGCTGCTGCACGCTCACCGCCAACGGCAAGACATTGGGCACCGAGGAAGTGTGTATCAGCCTCAGCCCACCGGGCGAGAGGATGCAACTCCGCTCTGCCAGTGGTGTAGCCAACTGGCTGCGCGGCGGTGGCATCGCCCAGCTGGCGGATCTCTCCGTTGAGTGCAAGGCCGTTAAGGCTGCGATGGAGTGCCTGCGGGAGCGGTCGTGGACCAATAAGGCCCTGGGCAAGATCGATGGGCTGCGCACCTCGCTGATCGACACCCTGGCTAAGGCCAAAGGCAACGAACTACTGGAAGGAGCCATCCCCCAGCTACAGCAGGGCTTGGACGCCTTCAATGGGGAAAGAGAGAAGCTGCGGCAGGCGAATCGCAACGCCGGCGAGATGCTGCGCAAGCTGCACGACTTCCTCAGCGTGCCGGAGGAGATCCGGCCGATCCTCAACTTCGATTTCGATCAGCTGTTCGATCCCCAGCGCTTCTCGGCCCTGGAGCAGTCGTTCTCCGAGGTGGTGTTGCTGAACGATGCCTTCCGCCAGCTCTCAGAAGAGCGCCTGGCGTAAGCCGTCTGCGCAACCAGCCCCTGGTCACCCCCAAGCGCCAAGGCGAACCGACCAATGGAACCGCGCTAGTACGGGTGTGCGCATCAGAGGTTGTTCATGGGTATCCCTTCTCCCCGGCCTGCGGCCCTGGCCGCCCGGCTTGATACCCCTATCGAGGAGTGGCCCTACCTCGATGAGGTGGTGC
This genomic window from Cyanobium sp. Tous-M-B4 contains:
- a CDS encoding DUF6629 family protein, coding for MCFSATASFVTAIGLAPVGIVSLAMAHHLDPERWQPLALTPILFAIQQALEGFVWLGLASPSPVAGLRMVALAYLGFAFALWPAWIPWTALRSGRDLLTPEQQRLFRLLWCFGALLGAGLWIPLLLDPGLINPTVRQGSIDYQAHPPWTDPMGHLPISLIYALIICLPLLLHPYRRLSLLGVALAVAFVVAQVAFLQAFSSVWCYFSALISILILWILFDASPSPNKA
- a CDS encoding GNAT family N-acetyltransferase, producing MTITRATFISLTTSRSPLQIRPYEPADWPGVWALLEPVFRAGETFPHDPAISESEAQLAWVEQNQAVMVAMDPAGTVVGTYYLKPNSLALGAHVANAGYVVAQHCRHQGIGSRLCQHSLQAARRLGFRAMQFNLVVSTNTPGIRCWQRNGFQVVCTLPGAFRHRQLGYVDALVMFQGLVEGPTP
- a CDS encoding PPC domain-containing DNA-binding protein, whose translation is MKVVPLPLQPGDDLRQALETWMVEQEEQAGCVISGIGSLSVVQLRFAAAAAATTIHSEMEILSLSGTLSADGAHLHIAIADSSGAVIGGHLCTGSLVRTTAELMVGLLPEWQFRRELDTGTGYAELRINPRFPG